Part of the Eikenella corrodens genome is shown below.
GTCATTACCATACCCAACTCGAATTGGCCGCCATCTACGGCCTTTCCGAAAGCAATGTCTGCCGCACCATCCGTAAAACCGAGGACGCCCTCATCCGTTGCAAACGCTTCTCCCTGCCAAAGCACAAGAATCCGGGCGACCAAACGGTCATCATTGACGTTACCGAAAGCCCGATTGAACGTCCCAAAAAAACAGCGGCAGTATTACAGCGGCAAGAAAAGGCGGCACACGGTTAAAATCCGGGTCATATACGGCAGGGAAACGGAAAAAATCATCAGCATCCGGACGGGGATGGGTGCCCGGCATGACATGCGTTTAGCCAAGAGGCACCTTGCAGAGCTTTATCCCTACAAAATAGTCATTGCGGATAAGGGTTATCAAGGATTGGCCAAAACCGGATTACAGACCCCGAAAAAGAAATCCAAACGTCATCCGCCGGACAAACAGGATAAAGAGGCGAACAGGCGGTTAGGCAAACTCAGAACCGTCATCGAGCACATCAACAGGAAACTGAAGATATTCAAAATATTGTCGCTGCCTTACCGCAACAGGCGGAAACGGTTCGGGTTAAGGGCAAATCTGATTGCAGGACTGGTTAATGCGATGGGATGAATATTTTCGCAAGAGGTCTAATGCAGTTATAGTGAATTAAATTTAAACCAGTACAGCGTTGGCTCACCTTGCCGTAACGTGTGTACTGTCTGCGGCTCGCCGCCTTGTCCTGATTTTTGTTAATTCACTATAAAACCTGCCCAGCCGTTTTCAGGTAGCCTTTCTATTCTGCAACCGTTTCGCCCGGCAGCACAGCCGGATTCACGGGTGAAATTAAGCGCGCAGGCTGCCGTCGTCCATGGTGAGCACGCGGTCGAAGCGCTTGGCCAGTTGTTCGTCGTGGGTAACCACGATGAGGGCGGTGCCGAGCTCGTGTTTGAGCTCCAGCATCATTTCCAGCGCGTGGGTGGCGTTTTTGCGGTCGAGGTTGCCGGTGGGCTCGTCGGCCAGCAGGCAGTCAGGCTTGGTTACCAAGGCGCGGGCGATGGCGGCACGTTGGCGTTCGCCGCCGGAGAGTTCGCCGGGGCGGTGGGTTTTGCGGCTGCCCAAGCCGACTTTTTCTAAAATTTCGGCAGCGGCCGCCTGCGCTTCGGCGCGGCTTTTGCGTGCCACCAACAGCGGCATCATCACGTTTTCTAGTGCGGAAAACTCAGGCAGCAGATGGTGGAATTGGTAAACAAAGCCCAAATGGCGGTTGCGCAGCCGGCCGATGGCCACCTGGGAGAGGCTGTTTAAGCCCTGGCCTTGGATTTTCACTTCGCCGCTGGTGGGTTTATCCAGCCCGCCGAGGATGTGCAGCAGGGTGGATTTGCCGCTGCCGGAGGCGCCGATGATGCCGATGCCTTCGCCTGAGGCTACCTGAAAATCGATATTGCGCAGCACCTCCACTTTGAGGCTGCCGTCGTCGTAGGTTTTGCCAACGTTTTGGCATTGGATAACGGCTTCTTTATTCATAGCGCAAGGCCTCTGCGGGTTGGGTTTTGGATGCGCGCCAGCTGGGCAGCAGGGTGGCCACGAAGGAAAGACCGAGGGAAATGGCAACAATCGCCAGCACGTCGGACAGTTTCACTTGCGAAGGCATATAGTCGATGAAATAGATGGCGGAAGTAACCAGCTTGCGGCCGGCCATCTGCTCGATGGCGGAAACGATAGTGCCCACGTTTAGTGCCACGGTTACGCCCAGCACCACGCCAATGGCGGTGCCGACCACGCCCAGCAGTGTACCCTGTACCAGGAAAATCTTCATAATACCGCGCGGGGGCAGGCCGAGGGTGCGCAAAATGGCGATGGCTGCCTGCTTTTCGGTTACGGTCATAATGAGGGTGGAAATCAGGTTGATGGAGGCGACAAGGCTGATGAAGAACATGATGACGAACATCATCTTCTTCTCCACTTCCACGGCTTGGAAGTAGTCGCGGTTTTGGTAGGTCCAATCGAAGGCGGCGATGTGGTTGCGCTGCTCGGCGGGCACAATAGTGGCGGTCACGTCGGGTGCGGTTTCCGGTTGCGAGAGGCGCAGCTGAATGCCGACATCGCCATCCCCGGCGCGATACAGGGTTTTGGCGTCTTCAATATGGATGATGGACAAGCTGTTATCTACGGCAAAAATGCCGGTGGAAACGGTAGCGGCCACGGTGAATTGCTTCATGCGCGGCACCATGCCCACCGGCGTAACGTTGCCTTCGGGCGAAATCAGGGTTACTTTTTCGCCCGGCTGCACGCCTAAGCGGTCGGCAATATCTTTACCCAAAATCATTTCAAACTGGCCGGGTTTGAGCTGCTGATACAGCTCGTTGGGCAGTTTTTCGCCGTATGCAGATACTTTCGGCTCTTCGGCCGGGTCGATCCCCTTTACCTGCACGCCCTGAACCTCGCCGGAATTAGCCAACAGCGCCTGCCCGCTCACATAGGGCGCCACGCCCAGCACGCGCGGGTTGGTTTGGGCGATTTTGGCCAGACCCTGCCAGGTATCGCCCGGATCGGCCTGTAGATAGCTCATCTGCATATGCGGGGTAACCTTCAGCAGCTGGCCGCGGATTTCTTTTTGAAAACCGTTCATGACGGAAAGCACCACAATCAGCGCGGTTACGCCGGTGGCAATGCCGAAAATCGAGATAATGCTGATAACAGACATCAGCCCGTTGCGTTTTTTGGCGCGCATATAGCGCAGGCCGATCCAGGTTTCTAAGGGAAGCATAGTGAAATGGGCTCCGCAGGCTGCCGAAGCAGGCTGCAATCATGGGATTGGCAGGGTTTCAGGTAGCCTTTGTATGGCTAAAAATTCACTTCATGCGACGCATGGGTTCGCTTTGTTTGCAAAATATGCTTCAGTTGTGCATTTGATACAGTAGTGTGACATATAAATATGCAAGCTTGATGCCAGCTTGGCTAAGCATTAGATTGCAAAAAACGGCGCACAGTATACAGGCTATTTTCCAGGCGGGCATTCGGATTACACGCAT
Proteins encoded:
- a CDS encoding IS5 family transposase (programmed frameshift); this translates as MKYENLIQRSDSEFKRLTGVTPVLFHEMLQVTTEAESRKVKSGRPHTLGLADQLLLTLSYLRHYHTQLELAAIYGLSESNVCRTIRKTEDALIRCKRFSLPKHKNPGDQTVIIDVTESPIERPKKQRQYYSGKKRRHTVKIRVIYGRETEKIISIRTGMGARHDMRLAKRHLAELYPYKIVIADKGYQGLAKTGLQTPKKKSKRHPPDKQDKEANRRLGKLRTVIEHINRKLKIFKILSLPYRNRRKRFGLRANLIAGLVNAMG
- the lolD gene encoding lipoprotein-releasing ABC transporter ATP-binding protein LolD yields the protein MNKEAVIQCQNVGKTYDDGSLKVEVLRNIDFQVASGEGIGIIGASGSGKSTLLHILGGLDKPTSGEVKIQGQGLNSLSQVAIGRLRNRHLGFVYQFHHLLPEFSALENVMMPLLVARKSRAEAQAAAAEILEKVGLGSRKTHRPGELSGGERQRAAIARALVTKPDCLLADEPTGNLDRKNATHALEMMLELKHELGTALIVVTHDEQLAKRFDRVLTMDDGSLRA
- a CDS encoding lipoprotein-releasing ABC transporter permease subunit, which encodes MLPLETWIGLRYMRAKKRNGLMSVISIISIFGIATGVTALIVVLSVMNGFQKEIRGQLLKVTPHMQMSYLQADPGDTWQGLAKIAQTNPRVLGVAPYVSGQALLANSGEVQGVQVKGIDPAEEPKVSAYGEKLPNELYQQLKPGQFEMILGKDIADRLGVQPGEKVTLISPEGNVTPVGMVPRMKQFTVAATVSTGIFAVDNSLSIIHIEDAKTLYRAGDGDVGIQLRLSQPETAPDVTATIVPAEQRNHIAAFDWTYQNRDYFQAVEVEKKMMFVIMFFISLVASINLISTLIMTVTEKQAAIAILRTLGLPPRGIMKIFLVQGTLLGVVGTAIGVVLGVTVALNVGTIVSAIEQMAGRKLVTSAIYFIDYMPSQVKLSDVLAIVAISLGLSFVATLLPSWRASKTQPAEALRYE